In Populus trichocarpa isolate Nisqually-1 chromosome 16, P.trichocarpa_v4.1, whole genome shotgun sequence, a genomic segment contains:
- the LOC18106127 gene encoding uncharacterized protein LOC18106127, with translation MEIEHFSHPDHPLILINQVLEYSCELVICSGCEGPIWGPGYSCTSCYFFLHKKCAELPREIMRCIHPRHPLHLLPKSPYKGEYGCDRCQKTCKSFVYHCSVCEFDLDIKCAFQPGFFEVDSQAHQFAHKDHPLILNEEQEYHGEGVQCCVCKEPMSGPSYSCTSCNFFLHKKCAELPPEIKQHLHPEHPLRLLPNHDMICDFCNETCYESFLYFCIVCEYNLHIKCAFPPCIDAADQNQRHQFRRLMNPLSLKSISFTCNACGTDGDDSPFWCTMCQLVVHKKCISLPRTLKTELHQHPRIIHTYHPQKRIESINKYCGICCREVDTEYGVYYCPDCDFVAHVDCSGEYGDSATEIVVENEEEQSVTVDDQFNEPSFRVVREIKHGEERIIEEIEHFSHQHNLILTDKVDDDLKCDGCMLPISTPFYSCASCNFFLDKTCIELPRRKKWQYHENQLILSWSRGPHDLFYCNVCRQYFRGLRYKCDVCALWIDVRCFKSLEDSTKHGGHEHPLYLPADRKNILRCNIGGRGLRPWVAADGENIPHCSGCCVSEESKVFLKCVVCDFKLGMKCATLPYRARHEYDDHPLFLTYINANDYQPSCIICEEDRDPKLWFYRCEECDFDAHPECALGKYPYVKLGGVRTCPKHPHPLALVVKTEDYPACDTCGELCDDFALECTDPNCSFIVHRNRKQCFNSLW, from the coding sequence ATGGAGATTGAACATTTTAGCCACCCAGATCATCCATTGATCCTCATTAATCAAGTTCTCGAATATAGTTGCGAACTAGTTATTTGCTCTGGATGCGAGGGACCGATATGGGGTCCTGGCTACAGTTGCACCTCTTGCTACTTCTTTCTTCATAAGAAATGCGCCGAGCTGCCCCGTGAGATCATGCGGTGCATTCATCCTAGACACCCTCTCCATCTACTGCCAAAGTCACCATATAAAGGAGAATACGGTTGTGATCGCTGCCAAAAAACTTGCAAGAGTTTTGTTTACCATTGTTCTGTCTGTGAATTTGATCTTGATATCAAATGTGCTTTTCAACCGGGTTTTTTTGAAGTTGATAGTCAGGCACATCAATTTGCCCACAAGGATCATCCATTGATTTTGAATGAAGAGCAAGAATATCATGGTGAAGGAGTACAGTGTTGTGTGTGCAAGGAACCAATGTCTGGTCCTAGCTATAGTTGCACTTCTTGCAACTTCTTTCTTCACAAGAAGTGTGCTGAGCTACCCCCAGAGATCAAGCAGCATTTGCATCCAGAACACCCTCTTCGTCTACTGCCAAATCATGATATGATCTGTGATTTTTGCAACGAAACTTGCTATGAGAGTTTTCTTTACTTTTGTATTGTGTGTGAATACAACCTCCATATCAAATGTGCTTTTCCACCGTGCATTGATGCAGCTGATCAGAATCAAAGGCATCAATTTAGACGCCTAATGAATCCACTTTCATTAAAATCAATCTCCTTCACTTGCAATGCATGTGGCACAGATGGAGATGACTCCCCATTTTGGTGCACTATGTGCCAACTCGTGGTCCACAAAAAATGCATTTCATTGCCACGCACCCTTAAAACGGAACTGCACCAGCATCCCCGAATCATCCACACCTATCATCCTCAAAAACGCATCGAATCTATAAACAAGTACTGTGGAATTTGCTGTCGGGAAGTTGACACAGAATACGGAGTTTACTATTGCCCGGACTGTGACTTTGTTGCACACGTGGATTGTAGTGGAGAATATGGGGATTCTGCAACAGAGATTGTAGTAGAAAACGAAGAAGAGCAAAGTGTGACTGTTGATGATCAATTCAATGAACCTAGCTTTCGCGTTGTCCGTGAGATCAAGCATGGAGAGGAGAGAATAATTGAAGAGATCGAACATTTCAGTCATCAACATAACCTAATCCTTACTGACAAGGTTGATGATGATCTAAAGTGTGATGGGTGCATGTTACCAATCTCCACTCCATTTTATAGCTGTGCCAGTTGTAATTTCTTTCTTGACAAAACCTGCATAGAATTACCCAGGCGAAAAAAGTGGCAATATCACGAAAACCAACTGATTCTTTCATGGAGCCGAGGGCCACATGATCTGTTCTACTGTAATGTGTGTAGGCAATATTTTCGTGGGCTCAGGTACAAATGTGATGTATGTGCACTCTGGATTGATGTCCGATGCTTCAAATCATTGGAAGATTCCACTAAACATGGAGGTCATGAGCATCCCCTTTATCTTCCAGCGGACAGAAAGAATATACTCCGTTGTAATATTGGAGGTCGCGGGCTTCGCCCTTGGGTTGCAGCGGACGGAGAGAATATTCCCCATTGCAGTGGCTGTTGTGTCAGTGAAGAATcaaaggtatttttaaaatgtgtgGTTTGCGATTTCAAGCTCGGTATGAAATGTGCTACACTGCCATATAGAGCAAGACACGAGTATGATGACCATCCTCTCTTCCTCACCTATATTAATGCAAATGACTACCAACCTTCCTGTATAATTTGTGAAGAAGATAGAGACCCAAAGCTCTGGTTCTACCGTTGTGAGGAATGCGACTTCGATGCTCATCCAGAATGTGCTCTCGGGAAATACCCATATGTCAAGCTTGGGGGCGTTCGCACATGTCCTAAACACCCTCACCCTCTTGCTTTGGTCGTCAAGACAGAGGATTATCCAGCATGCGATACCTGTGGTGAGCTTTGCGATGACTTCGCCCTTGAATGTACTGATCCTAACTGCAGTTTTATCGTCCACAGGAACAGAAAGCAATGCTTTAACTCGTTATGGTAA
- the LOC7468927 gene encoding probable L-type lectin-domain containing receptor kinase S.5 — protein sequence MRFPLVATSVILAVLWALALVQSLDFQFPNFTESDRDQLILTPDISYIAHTAIQVTPDSNGFSMVNRAGRVLYRWPFRLWSNGGKNASFNTTFVLNIKRQTASSGEGLAFILTADRDVPDGSKGQWLGIVNSTLNGSKEARTVAVEFDTGQSFPDDLDDNHIGLDVNSVYSRTSVSLNDRGIYLSKGKDVTVDVRYDGKNLTVFVDKDMKNPVISEHLNLSDYLPENVYVGFSGSTSNNTQLNCVRSWEFIGSEIKDSKLRWVWILVAVGSVLILLISIGIALFLYRKRGCQVDRLEDAYPNIDEAILGSSTAPRKYKFKELSKATGNFNPKNKLGKGGFGTVYKGILGNKEVAVKRISKKSTQGKQEFIAEVTTIGNLHHRNLVRLIGWCHERREYLLVYEYLPNGSLDKYVFCDEKPGTQEATLSWEKRLSVISGVAQALDYLHNGCMKRVLHRDIKASNIMLDLDFKAQLGDFGLARTIIRNEQTHHTTKELAGTPGYMAPESILTGRATTETDVYAFGVLVLEVACGRKPGGQTERDDYISNIVHGLWELYRRGTILEGADPRLDGIFKNEEMECVLILGLACCHPNPNDRPSMKTVLQVLTGEAPPPDVPAERPVFMWPPKPPSFKEWGNSIIGGELSPFSEISGR from the coding sequence ATGCGCTTTCCCTTGGTAGCCACATCCGTAATTCTAGCTGTCCTCTGGGCTCTTGCTCTAGTACAGAGCCTTGATTTTCAGTTTCCAAACTTCACGGAATCAGATAGAGATCAACTTATTTTGACTCCCGATATTTCTTATATAGCCCATACCGCCATCCAAGTCACACCAGATTCTAATGGATTTTCTATGGTTAACAGGGCTGGAAGGGTCTTGTACAGATGGCCATTCAGACTATGGAGCAACGGAGGGAAGAATGCATCTTTCAATACAACCTTCGTACTCAATATCAAAAGACAGACAGCTTCAAGTGGTGAAGGCTTAGCTTTTATATTAACAGCAGATCGTGATGTTCCAGATGGAAGTAAAGGACAATGGCTTGGAATAGTAAATTCCACGTTAAATGGATCCAAGGAAGCCAGGACAGTGGCAGTAGAATTTGACACCGGACAAAGTTTCCCGGATGATCTTGATGATAACCATATTGGATTGGATGTGAACAGTGTCTACTCAAGAACATCGGTTTCGTTAAATGACAGAGGCATTTATCTTTCTAAGGGCAAAGATGTCACGGTAGATGTTCGATACGACGGCAAGAATTTGACTGTTTTTGTGGATAAGGACATGAAGAATCCAGTTATTTCTGAGCATCTCAATCTCTCAGACTATCTTCCAGAAAACGTTTATGTGGGGTTTTCGGGTTCAACAAGTAACAACACTCAACTAAATTGTGTGAGGTCATGGGAGTTCATCGGTTCGGAGATAAAAGACTCCAAGTTGCGGTGGGTTTGGATTTTAGTTGCGGTAGGATCAGTACTAATCCTGTTGATTAGTATTGGTATCGCCCTTTTCTTGTACAGGAAAAGAGGATGTCAAGTGGACAGGCTGGAGGATGCTTATCCAAATATTGATGAGGCAATCCTAGGCTCCTCAACTGCTCCGAGgaaatacaaattcaaagaaCTTAGCAAAGCAACTGGTAATTTCAACCCCAAGAACAAGCTCGGGAAAGGTGGCTTCGGGACAGTCTACAAGGGAATCTTGGGAAACAAGGAAGTCGCTGTCAAAAGAATCTCAAAGAAATCAACCCAAGGTAAACAAGAATTCATAGCAGAAGTCACTACAATAGGCAACCTCCATCACCGAAATCTTGTTAGGTTGATCGGATGGTGTCATGAAAGGCGTGAGTACCTCTTGGTTTACGAGTACTTGCCTAATGGAAGCCTggataaatatgtattttgtgaTGAAAAGCCAGGCACGCAGGAAGCAACCCTGAGCTGGGAAAAAAGGCTGAGCGTGATTTCCGGAGTGGCACAGGCATTGGATTATCTGCATAATGGCTGCATGAAGAGGGTACTTCACCGAGACATAAAGGCCAGTAACATAATGTTGGATTTAGATTTCAAAGCGCAACTGGGAGATTTTGGCTTAGCTCGCACCATTATTCGAAATGAACAAACTCACCACACAACGAAAGAGCTTGCTGGAACACCTGGCTACATGGCTCCGGAGAGTATTCTTACGGGAAGGGCAACGACCGAAACAGATGTTTATGCTTTTGGCGTTCTTGTTCTGGAAGTTGCTTGTGGAAGGAAGCCTGGAGGGCAGACTGAGCGGGATGACTACATTAGTAACATTGTGCATGGGCTATGGGAACTTTACAGAAGGGGAACGATCCTCGAAGGTGCAGACCCCAGATTGGATGGAATATtcaaaaatgaagaaatggaGTGCGTGCTTATTCTGGGGTTGGCCTGCTGCCATCCAAATCCAAACGATAGGCCCTCCATGAAAACTGTTTTGCAGGTCCTTACAGGGGAAGCGCCACCACCAGACGTGCCTGCTGAAAGGCCTGTTTTTATGTGGCCGCCCAAGCCTCCATCCTTCAAAGAATGGGGCAACTCTATCATTGGAGGCGAACTCTCTCCATTTTCAGAAATCTCAGGGAGATGA